A genomic segment from Polyangium mundeleinium encodes:
- a CDS encoding DUF1232 domain-containing protein → MTTELDTRCLNTFPEWLRTLAADADDIAKLLASTSAPLSARRYVAAGLNYLFKSLDLIPDGIEDLGFLDDAFVLRVAASLALDENPSVRAEAPALHRLAADKALIVELLGKDYVRLEKYVRELTRGAARGRTVDEIIEDDGTRTAFLNEVAGWAQSYQAPSFSRDEKNIVKLQSFLSAKLPA, encoded by the coding sequence ATGACCACCGAGCTCGACACCCGTTGCTTGAACACGTTCCCCGAGTGGCTGCGCACGCTCGCCGCCGATGCCGACGACATCGCGAAGCTGCTCGCCTCGACCTCGGCGCCCCTCTCGGCGCGGCGGTACGTGGCGGCGGGGCTCAACTACCTGTTCAAGTCGCTCGATCTCATCCCCGACGGCATCGAGGATCTCGGCTTCCTCGACGACGCGTTCGTCCTGCGCGTCGCGGCCTCGCTCGCGCTCGACGAGAACCCGTCCGTGCGCGCCGAGGCGCCCGCGCTGCATCGGCTCGCCGCCGACAAGGCGCTCATCGTGGAGCTGCTCGGCAAGGACTACGTCCGGCTCGAGAAGTACGTCCGTGAACTGACCCGCGGCGCCGCGCGCGGCCGCACGGTCGACGAGATCATCGAAGACGACGGGACGCGCACGGCCTTCCTGAACGAGGTGGCGGGCTGGGCCCAGAGCTACCAGGCGCCGAGCTTCTCCCGCGACGAGAAGAACATCGTCAAGCTCCAGTCCTTCCTCTCGGCCAAGCTTCCTGCCTGA
- the uraH gene encoding hydroxyisourate hydrolase produces MSTSPITTHVLDTSRGRPAEGVPVLLERLEDGGAFVELGRGKTDADGRLRDLLPSEPRPKPGTYRITFDTSVYYAAQGTTGFYPSVSITFLLRAPEEHHHVPLLLNPYGFSTYRGS; encoded by the coding sequence ATGAGCACGAGCCCCATCACCACACATGTCCTCGACACGAGCCGCGGCAGGCCCGCAGAGGGCGTCCCCGTCCTGCTCGAGCGCCTCGAAGACGGTGGCGCGTTCGTCGAGCTCGGGCGCGGCAAGACAGACGCAGACGGCCGCCTGCGCGACCTCTTGCCGTCCGAGCCGCGCCCGAAGCCGGGCACGTACCGCATCACGTTCGACACGAGCGTGTACTACGCGGCGCAAGGCACGACGGGGTTTTACCCGAGCGTGTCGATCACGTTCCTCCTCCGCGCACCAGAGGAGCACCACCACGTGCCCCTTCTTTTGAACCCGTACGGCTTCTCGACCTACCGCGGGAGCTGA
- a CDS encoding DEAD/DEAH box helicase, whose protein sequence is MTLAVPTPLASRLPAPDDADPTLVFDRFLEYVAEKELELYPAQEEALLEIVGGKNVILNTPTGSGKSLVATAMHFLAMSQGKRSFYTCPIKALVSEKFFALCRDFGPDNVGMMTGDASVNRDAPIICCTAEILSNIALREGERADVDYVIMDEFHYYADRERGVAWQVPLLTLPQATYLLMSATLGGADAFAKILTKLNGKETALVRSRERPVPLDFEYRETPLHETVHDLVQKGRAPIYIVNFTQRAAAEEAQNLMSLDYASKDDKRAIAKALEGVRLDSPYGKEFSRFVRHGIGLHHAGLLPKYRLLVEKLAQKGLLKVICGTDTLGVGVNIPIRTVLFTKLCKYDGQKTAILSVRDFQQISGRAGRKGFDDRGTVVAQAPEHAIENLRLEAKAGNDPVKKKRIVRKKPPEKGYVHWDRSTFDRLIAGDPEPLVSRFSVSHGMLLNVLGREGDGCRAMKTLLSEVHETPAQRRIHKKTALSMFRSLVRGGVIELVPLAERDETNRRVRVNMDLQEDFTINHALGLWLVETVELLDRESETYALDVLTLVESILENPDLLLMKQLDKLKREKMLELKAAGMEFEDRVAELDKMEYPKPNADFIYESFNEFAKKHPWVGRENIRPKSIAREMFEGLWSFSDYVKEYELQRSEGLLLRYLSDVYKAVVQTVPDREKTDELDDVEIFLGAIVRQVDSSLLEEWERMKNPDRVMAVVEGKPEPKEEQFDITTDTRAFVALIRNELFSLVRALARKDYVEATELVEAGGEDWTPRRFDETLAPFWEEFASIRVDPKARSPENTQIRQWPFIWEFSQVLIDEEGESSGWALEGVIDLDKSRDANKPVISLRRISS, encoded by the coding sequence ATGACGCTCGCCGTGCCTACGCCCCTGGCAAGCCGCCTTCCCGCCCCGGACGACGCCGATCCTACGCTCGTCTTCGACAGGTTCCTCGAGTACGTCGCCGAGAAGGAGCTCGAACTCTACCCGGCCCAGGAAGAGGCCCTGCTCGAGATCGTTGGCGGCAAGAATGTGATTCTCAACACTCCGACGGGCTCGGGGAAGTCACTCGTGGCCACGGCGATGCACTTCCTTGCGATGTCGCAGGGCAAGCGCTCGTTCTACACGTGCCCGATCAAGGCGCTCGTCAGCGAGAAGTTCTTCGCGCTCTGCCGGGATTTCGGTCCGGACAACGTCGGCATGATGACGGGGGACGCGTCGGTGAACCGCGACGCGCCGATCATCTGCTGCACGGCCGAGATCCTCTCGAACATCGCGCTGCGCGAGGGGGAGCGCGCGGATGTCGATTACGTGATCATGGACGAGTTCCATTACTACGCGGACCGCGAGCGCGGCGTCGCGTGGCAGGTCCCGCTCTTGACGCTGCCGCAGGCGACGTACCTGCTCATGTCCGCGACGCTCGGGGGCGCGGACGCGTTCGCGAAAATCCTGACGAAGCTGAACGGCAAGGAGACCGCGCTCGTGCGCTCGCGCGAGCGGCCCGTCCCGCTCGATTTCGAGTACCGCGAGACGCCGCTGCACGAGACCGTGCACGACCTCGTCCAGAAGGGGCGCGCGCCGATCTACATCGTCAACTTCACGCAACGCGCGGCGGCCGAGGAGGCGCAGAACCTCATGAGCCTCGACTACGCGTCGAAGGACGACAAGCGCGCGATCGCGAAGGCGCTCGAAGGCGTGCGGCTCGACAGCCCCTACGGCAAGGAGTTCAGCCGCTTCGTGCGCCACGGGATCGGGCTGCACCACGCGGGGCTCTTGCCGAAGTACCGGCTGCTCGTGGAGAAGCTCGCGCAGAAGGGGCTGCTCAAGGTGATCTGCGGGACGGACACGCTCGGCGTCGGCGTGAACATCCCGATCCGCACGGTGCTGTTCACGAAGCTCTGCAAGTACGACGGCCAGAAGACGGCGATCCTCAGCGTACGCGACTTCCAGCAGATCTCGGGTCGCGCGGGGCGCAAGGGCTTCGACGATCGAGGCACCGTCGTGGCGCAGGCGCCGGAGCACGCGATCGAGAACCTTCGGCTCGAAGCGAAGGCCGGAAACGATCCCGTGAAGAAGAAGCGCATCGTGCGCAAGAAGCCGCCCGAGAAGGGCTACGTGCACTGGGATCGATCGACGTTCGACCGGCTCATCGCGGGGGATCCCGAGCCGCTCGTGTCGCGCTTCTCCGTGTCGCACGGGATGCTGCTCAACGTGCTCGGGCGCGAGGGCGACGGCTGCCGCGCGATGAAGACGCTCTTGAGCGAGGTGCACGAGACCCCAGCGCAGCGCCGGATCCACAAGAAGACCGCGCTCTCGATGTTCCGCTCGCTCGTGCGCGGCGGCGTGATCGAGCTCGTGCCGCTCGCCGAGCGCGACGAGACGAACCGGCGGGTGCGGGTGAACATGGACCTGCAAGAGGACTTCACGATCAACCACGCGCTCGGGCTCTGGCTCGTGGAGACGGTGGAGTTGCTCGATCGCGAGAGCGAGACGTATGCGCTCGACGTGCTCACGCTGGTCGAGAGCATCCTGGAGAACCCCGACCTCCTCCTGATGAAGCAGCTCGACAAGCTGAAGCGGGAGAAGATGTTGGAGCTCAAAGCGGCCGGGATGGAGTTCGAGGACCGGGTCGCGGAGCTCGACAAGATGGAGTACCCGAAGCCGAACGCGGACTTCATCTACGAGAGCTTCAACGAGTTCGCGAAGAAGCACCCCTGGGTCGGGCGCGAGAACATCCGGCCGAAGTCGATCGCGCGCGAGATGTTCGAGGGCCTCTGGTCCTTCTCAGATTACGTGAAGGAGTACGAGCTCCAGCGGAGCGAGGGCCTGCTCCTCCGGTACCTCTCGGACGTTTACAAGGCGGTCGTGCAGACGGTGCCCGATCGCGAGAAGACCGACGAGCTCGACGACGTGGAGATCTTCCTCGGCGCGATCGTGCGGCAGGTGGACAGCTCGCTGCTCGAAGAGTGGGAGCGGATGAAGAACCCCGACCGCGTGATGGCGGTCGTCGAGGGCAAACCCGAGCCCAAGGAAGAGCAGTTCGACATCACCACGGACACGCGCGCGTTCGTGGCGCTCATCCGGAACGAACTCTTCTCGCTGGTGCGCGCGCTCGCGCGGAAGGACTACGTCGAAGCGACGGAGCTCGTGGAGGCCGGCGGCGAGGACTGGACGCCGCGTCGCTTCGACGAAACGCTCGCGCCGTTCTGGGAAGAGTTCGCGTCGATCCGCGTCGATCCGAAGGCGCGCAGCCCCGAGAACACGCAGATCCGCCAGTGGCCGTTCATCTGGGAGTTCTCGCAGGTCCTCATCGACGAGGAAGGCGAGAGCAGCGGCTGGGCGCTCGAAGGCGTGATCGATCTCGACAAGTCGCGCGACGCGAACAAGCCGGTGATCTCCCTGCGGCGGATCTCGTCGTAG
- the alc gene encoding allantoicase — MADFETRVDLASERLGGAAIWATDDFFAPKENLLKPGKAVFIPGKYTEQGKWMDGWESRRRRTGSEDACIVRLGLAGRIAGFDVDTSHFLGNAPAKVSIEATYVPGYKALDALLGADVAWTEILPPSAVKPGSQNLFAITDEGTWSHVKLRIYPDGGVARFRVYGEVKPDWALLLSEHRVLDLAAVEHGGVVIGASDEFFSDRRNLLLPGPSRDMGDGWESRRRRGPGHDWAIVRLGRAGTLVRTDIDTTHFKGNYPESCALEGCFLRGEDTPEALEAAAWKELLPRTKLEAHTRHVFSLQASEPVSHVRLRIFPDGGVARLRLYGAPITP, encoded by the coding sequence ATGGCTGATTTCGAGACGAGGGTCGATCTCGCGTCGGAGCGCCTCGGCGGCGCGGCGATCTGGGCGACCGACGATTTCTTCGCGCCGAAGGAGAACCTGCTCAAGCCCGGCAAGGCCGTCTTCATCCCGGGCAAGTACACCGAGCAGGGCAAGTGGATGGACGGCTGGGAGTCGCGCCGCAGGCGCACCGGCAGCGAGGACGCGTGCATCGTGCGGCTCGGCCTCGCCGGCCGGATCGCAGGCTTCGACGTCGACACGAGCCACTTCCTCGGCAACGCCCCGGCGAAGGTCTCCATCGAGGCGACCTACGTGCCCGGCTACAAGGCGCTCGACGCCTTGCTCGGCGCGGACGTGGCGTGGACCGAGATCCTGCCTCCCTCCGCCGTCAAACCCGGCTCGCAGAACCTCTTCGCGATCACGGACGAGGGAACCTGGTCGCACGTAAAACTGCGCATCTACCCCGACGGCGGCGTCGCGCGCTTCCGCGTCTATGGCGAGGTGAAGCCCGACTGGGCCCTGCTCCTGTCCGAGCACCGCGTCCTCGATCTCGCAGCCGTCGAGCATGGTGGCGTGGTCATCGGCGCGAGCGACGAGTTCTTCTCGGATCGGCGCAACCTGCTCTTGCCCGGCCCCTCGCGCGACATGGGCGACGGCTGGGAGAGCCGGAGGCGCCGCGGGCCGGGCCACGACTGGGCCATCGTGCGCCTCGGTCGCGCGGGCACGCTCGTGCGCACCGACATCGACACGACGCACTTCAAGGGCAACTACCCCGAGAGCTGCGCGCTCGAAGGATGTTTCCTCCGCGGAGAGGACACGCCCGAGGCACTCGAAGCAGCCGCGTGGAAGGAGCTCCTGCCGCGCACAAAGCTCGAAGCGCACACGCGCCACGTGTTCTCGCTCCAGGCGAGCGAGCCCGTGAGCCACGTGCGGCTGCGCATCTTCCCCGACGGCGGCGTCGCGCGGCTCCGGCTCTACGGCGCGCCGATCACCCCGTGA
- the allB gene encoding allantoinase AllB gives MTSHDPAPFDLVLKGRRIVLPDGVREAAIAIAGGRIAAVLDPSAAPRGVRTLDAGDRVIMPGLVDTHAHINEPGRTEWEGFETATRACAAGGITTVVDMPLNSIPVTTTRAALEEKRRASAGQTWVDHGFWGGVVPGNERELEPLVEAGALGFKAFLVHSGIDDFPMAEEGDLRRAMPILARLGVPLLVHAELEGDAPEAVGDPRSYATYLASRPPTWEEAAVHRMVELCRTYGGPVHVVHLSAAGALDDVSRARAEGLPFSIETCPHYLLLAAEEVPEGHTEYKCAPPIRERDNRERLWKALVSGAIDLVVSDHSPCTPQLKLPNEGDFLRAWGGIASLQLGLSLIWTEANQRGATLSDLARWMCEAPARLAGLSHKKGRIAPGLDADLVVWDPDATFVVEPSILRHRHPVTPYLGRTLRGEVKTTILRGQTVYEGGVVRDEPLGVPLLGRGA, from the coding sequence ATGACGAGCCACGATCCCGCCCCGTTCGATCTGGTGCTGAAGGGCCGCCGCATCGTGCTGCCCGACGGCGTGCGCGAAGCTGCGATCGCGATCGCCGGCGGCCGTATCGCCGCGGTGCTCGATCCCTCGGCCGCGCCCCGAGGCGTGCGCACGCTCGACGCGGGCGACCGCGTGATCATGCCCGGCCTCGTCGACACGCACGCGCATATCAACGAGCCGGGTCGCACGGAGTGGGAAGGCTTCGAGACGGCCACGCGCGCGTGCGCCGCGGGCGGCATCACCACGGTCGTCGACATGCCGTTGAACTCGATCCCCGTGACGACGACACGCGCGGCGCTGGAGGAGAAGCGCCGCGCGTCGGCGGGGCAAACGTGGGTCGATCACGGCTTCTGGGGCGGCGTCGTGCCCGGCAACGAGCGCGAGCTCGAGCCCCTCGTCGAGGCCGGCGCGCTCGGCTTCAAGGCCTTCCTCGTGCACTCGGGCATCGACGACTTCCCCATGGCCGAAGAGGGCGATCTGCGCCGCGCGATGCCGATCCTCGCGCGCCTCGGCGTGCCCTTGCTCGTGCACGCGGAGCTCGAAGGAGACGCGCCCGAGGCCGTGGGGGATCCGCGCAGCTACGCGACGTACCTCGCCTCGCGTCCGCCGACCTGGGAGGAGGCGGCCGTGCACCGGATGGTCGAGCTCTGCCGCACGTACGGCGGCCCCGTGCACGTCGTGCACCTCTCGGCCGCGGGCGCGCTCGACGACGTGAGCCGCGCGCGCGCCGAGGGCCTGCCGTTCTCGATCGAGACGTGCCCGCACTACCTGCTGCTCGCCGCGGAGGAGGTCCCCGAGGGCCACACCGAGTACAAGTGCGCGCCGCCGATCCGCGAGCGCGACAACCGCGAGCGGCTCTGGAAGGCGCTCGTCTCCGGCGCGATCGACCTCGTCGTCTCGGATCACTCGCCGTGCACGCCGCAGCTGAAACTGCCGAACGAAGGTGACTTCCTGCGCGCCTGGGGCGGGATCGCCTCGCTCCAGCTCGGGTTGTCGCTCATCTGGACCGAGGCCAACCAGCGCGGCGCGACGCTCTCGGATCTCGCGCGGTGGATGTGCGAGGCGCCCGCAAGGCTCGCGGGCCTCTCGCACAAGAAGGGCCGCATCGCGCCCGGGCTCGACGCGGATCTCGTCGTTTGGGATCCCGACGCGACGTTCGTCGTCGAGCCTTCGATCCTGCGGCATCGCCACCCGGTGACGCCGTACCTCGGGCGCACGCTGCGCGGCGAGGTGAAGACGACGATCCTTCGCGGTCAAACGGTGTACGAGGGCGGCGTCGTCCGTGACGAGCCCCTCGGCGTCCCGCTCCTGGGGCGTGGTGCGTAA
- the uraD gene encoding 2-oxo-4-hydroxy-4-carboxy-5-ureidoimidazoline decarboxylase yields the protein MDDCRPLNDLSNDEARAALTRCCGSTRWVDRMLHERPFQSRAELFETASRHWNALDVADWDEAFSHHPRIGDPSAASKSTAAWAANEQAGAARSADDVRAAIAEGNRAYEAKFGRIYLVCATGKTGEELLAILRARLNNDAAEELRVAVGEQEKITRLRLEKILSP from the coding sequence GTGGACGACTGCCGCCCCCTGAACGACCTCTCCAACGACGAAGCGCGCGCCGCGCTGACACGCTGCTGCGGCAGCACGCGCTGGGTCGATCGCATGCTCCACGAGCGGCCGTTCCAGAGCCGCGCAGAGCTCTTCGAAACAGCATCGCGGCACTGGAACGCGCTCGACGTCGCCGACTGGGACGAGGCCTTCTCGCACCATCCCCGCATCGGCGATCCCTCCGCGGCCTCGAAGTCGACAGCCGCGTGGGCCGCAAACGAGCAAGCCGGCGCCGCGCGCTCGGCCGACGACGTGCGCGCCGCGATCGCCGAGGGCAACCGCGCCTACGAGGCGAAGTTCGGCCGCATCTACCTCGTCTGCGCCACGGGCAAGACGGGCGAGGAGCTGCTCGCAATCCTGCGCGCGCGGCTCAACAACGACGCAGCCGAAGAGCTCCGCGTCGCCGTGGGCGAACAAGAAAAGATCACCCGTCTGCGCCTGGAGAAGATCCTCTCGCCATGA
- a CDS encoding serine/threonine-protein kinase, with product MTTPSPAEKLVGATLNRRFRLVRLLGEGGMGAVYEADSVQGEGKRAVKLLHEEFTRIPEVRDRFLAEVTATKNLVHPNVVPILESAVAEDNSPYLVMELLRGQSLGDKLDGGVIVPVPEAYRITSQILAALSAAHAQRVVHRDLKPDNVFVAKDPGGNEVVKILDFGIAKVMDAAGGMGNKTRTGALIGTPGYMSPEQIRSAKNVDPRSDLWSVATILYQMLTGQLPFEADNDFTRLTAVLVSPSTPITVYAPQLERFTSFFDRALEKDPNKRFQTADEMAQVLAALVRVEAPEVVVNSGWNPQHESAATLASAATTAMPAIGAMMMPTGSTPPPMAPVSGSFAVADTDPAASPPRPGTPAPAAVVYPPQPAGGTQMSAERHGPPIPRMPPQVAIVPAPPLPPPQKSVVPVPVAAAIAVGTLLLGILLGYLAGGS from the coding sequence ATGACCACTCCGAGCCCGGCCGAGAAGCTCGTCGGCGCGACCCTCAACCGGCGCTTTCGGCTCGTGCGCCTGCTCGGCGAAGGCGGCATGGGCGCCGTCTACGAAGCCGACAGCGTGCAGGGCGAGGGCAAGCGCGCCGTCAAACTCCTCCACGAGGAGTTCACCCGCATCCCCGAGGTCCGCGACCGCTTCCTCGCCGAGGTCACCGCCACGAAGAACCTCGTGCACCCGAACGTCGTGCCGATCCTCGAGTCGGCCGTCGCCGAGGACAACTCGCCCTACCTCGTGATGGAGCTTCTGCGCGGCCAGTCGCTCGGCGACAAGCTCGACGGCGGGGTGATCGTGCCCGTGCCCGAGGCCTACCGCATCACGAGCCAGATCCTCGCCGCTCTCTCCGCCGCCCACGCGCAGCGCGTCGTCCACCGCGACCTCAAGCCGGACAACGTCTTCGTCGCCAAGGATCCGGGCGGCAACGAGGTCGTGAAGATCCTCGATTTCGGCATCGCGAAGGTCATGGATGCCGCGGGCGGCATGGGCAACAAGACCCGCACCGGCGCGCTCATCGGCACGCCCGGGTACATGAGCCCCGAGCAGATCCGGAGCGCGAAGAACGTCGACCCGCGCAGCGATCTCTGGTCGGTCGCGACGATCCTCTACCAGATGCTCACGGGCCAGCTCCCGTTCGAAGCCGACAACGACTTCACGCGTCTGACGGCCGTCCTCGTCAGCCCCTCGACCCCGATCACCGTCTACGCCCCGCAGCTCGAGCGCTTCACGTCCTTCTTCGATCGCGCGCTGGAGAAGGACCCGAACAAGCGCTTCCAGACCGCGGACGAGATGGCCCAGGTCCTCGCCGCCCTCGTGCGCGTCGAGGCGCCCGAGGTCGTGGTGAACAGCGGATGGAACCCGCAACACGAGAGCGCCGCGACGCTCGCCTCGGCCGCCACGACGGCGATGCCCGCCATCGGCGCGATGATGATGCCCACGGGCTCGACACCGCCGCCGATGGCGCCCGTGTCGGGCTCGTTCGCCGTCGCCGACACCGATCCTGCGGCCTCGCCGCCGCGCCCTGGCACGCCCGCGCCGGCCGCCGTGGTCTACCCGCCGCAACCCGCGGGCGGCACGCAGATGAGCGCGGAGCGGCACGGCCCGCCCATCCCTCGCATGCCCCCGCAGGTGGCCATCGTGCCCGCGCCGCCTCTGCCGCCTCCGCAGAAGAGCGTCGTGCCTGTCCCCGTGGCCGCGGCGATCGCGGTCGGCACGCTGCTGCTCGGCATCCTGCTCGGCTACCTCGCCGGAGGCTCGTGA
- a CDS encoding dipeptidase, translating into MAPLLLTARFAAILVGAASLVVSLASPRGAAAAGEETPRFMVVDLHADVPWQVHGKGRSPKLVEGQARIEALKKGGYGGVVLPIYISDKIKGGPKIDDAEAIYRAAASIVEASAIFLPLGSRVAEPDRISTFLAIEGAGAFADDITAIDRFIDRGVRLVSLAHARNNKLASAATGGGAKYGLTDLGKAFAARIYEKGALVDVSHLSDAGFRDLVPIAEAHGAPIVATHSNARALCDVPRNLTDEQLRTIGRTGGVAGLNFHSPFVKADGAATLADLVAQAEHMIAVAGIDHVAIGSDFDGDIKPAEGMEDASHLPALARELGKRGRKDDEILKLFSLNALRVLGWRPPRKKDEPKAP; encoded by the coding sequence GTGGCTCCGCTCCTGCTCACGGCCCGCTTCGCCGCGATCCTCGTCGGCGCTGCCTCGCTGGTCGTGAGCCTGGCGAGCCCGCGCGGGGCCGCTGCCGCAGGCGAGGAAACGCCGCGTTTCATGGTCGTCGACCTGCACGCCGACGTCCCCTGGCAGGTCCACGGCAAGGGTCGCTCGCCCAAGCTCGTCGAGGGGCAAGCGCGCATCGAGGCCCTGAAAAAGGGCGGCTACGGCGGCGTCGTCCTGCCGATCTACATCTCCGACAAGATCAAGGGCGGCCCGAAGATCGACGACGCCGAGGCGATCTACCGCGCCGCAGCGTCGATCGTGGAAGCGAGCGCAATCTTCCTGCCCCTCGGCTCCCGCGTCGCCGAGCCCGATCGCATCAGCACGTTCCTCGCGATCGAGGGCGCGGGCGCGTTCGCGGACGACATCACGGCGATCGATCGTTTCATCGATCGCGGCGTCCGCCTCGTGAGCCTCGCGCACGCGCGGAACAACAAGCTCGCCTCGGCCGCGACCGGCGGCGGCGCGAAGTACGGTCTGACGGATCTCGGCAAGGCGTTCGCCGCGCGCATCTACGAAAAGGGCGCGCTCGTCGACGTCTCGCACCTCTCCGACGCGGGCTTCCGGGATCTCGTCCCCATCGCGGAGGCGCACGGCGCGCCCATCGTCGCGACGCACTCGAACGCGCGCGCGCTCTGCGACGTCCCGCGGAACCTCACGGACGAGCAGCTCCGCACGATCGGCCGCACGGGCGGCGTCGCGGGGCTGAACTTCCATTCGCCCTTCGTGAAGGCCGACGGCGCGGCCACGCTCGCGGATCTCGTGGCGCAGGCCGAGCACATGATCGCCGTCGCCGGCATCGATCACGTCGCGATCGGCAGCGACTTCGACGGCGACATCAAGCCGGCCGAGGGCATGGAGGACGCGTCGCATCTGCCCGCGCTCGCCCGCGAGCTCGGCAAGCGGGGCCGCAAGGACGACGAGATCCTGAAGTTGTTTTCACTGAATGCGCTGCGCGTGCTCGGCTGGCGTCCGCCTCGAAAGAAGGACGAGCCGAAGGCCCCGTGA
- a CDS encoding DUF6986 family protein has product MKTSLTPENLPHATLARLAQSNRDFSTAFPGEASRRQPVHTVYGGAHLFKARTCQRSGEVALDVMRTYAPDPVTFARALGLSFASALPDDAAAIKDAPVGSPGYLARVVHERVLEKLAREPVEDFRIDFEDGYGNRTDAEEDGHAVAAAEQVAEAVASGTAPPFLGIRIKPLNEELRARSVRTLDLFVTTLVTRMGGRLPEGFVVTLPKITVPEQVEALVALLEALEAALALPPKSLLFEVMVETTQSIFLPDGRVALPHLMALAKGRCTGAHFGTYDYTAGCSITAAHQHMAHPACDFAKHVMKVALAGTAVMLSDGATNVMPIGPHRAAEGAALGAAELAENRAVVHRAWRLAHDHIRHSLVTGFYQGWDLHPAQLPARYGAVYAFFLEGLEAAGARLKAFLDKAAQATLLGDVFDDAATGQGLLNYFLRAIACGALTEAEAEQMTGLGSADFATRSFVKILAARKG; this is encoded by the coding sequence GTGAAGACGTCTCTGACCCCGGAAAACCTCCCCCACGCAACACTCGCGCGGCTCGCCCAGTCGAACCGCGACTTCAGTACGGCCTTCCCCGGCGAGGCCTCGCGCAGGCAGCCGGTGCACACGGTCTACGGCGGGGCGCACCTCTTCAAGGCCCGCACGTGCCAGCGATCCGGCGAGGTCGCGCTCGACGTGATGCGCACGTACGCGCCCGATCCCGTGACGTTCGCCCGCGCGCTCGGCCTCTCGTTCGCGAGCGCGCTGCCCGACGATGCGGCCGCGATCAAGGACGCACCCGTGGGCTCGCCGGGCTACCTCGCGCGTGTCGTGCACGAGCGCGTGCTCGAGAAGCTCGCGCGCGAGCCGGTGGAGGACTTCCGCATCGACTTCGAGGACGGCTACGGCAACCGCACGGACGCCGAGGAAGACGGGCACGCCGTCGCGGCGGCCGAGCAGGTCGCAGAGGCCGTGGCGAGCGGGACGGCGCCGCCCTTCCTCGGCATCCGCATCAAGCCGCTGAACGAGGAGCTCCGCGCGCGCAGCGTGCGCACGCTCGATCTGTTCGTGACGACGCTCGTGACCCGGATGGGCGGACGGCTGCCCGAGGGATTCGTCGTGACGCTCCCGAAGATCACGGTGCCCGAGCAGGTCGAGGCGCTCGTGGCGTTGCTCGAAGCGCTCGAAGCCGCACTCGCGCTCCCCCCGAAGTCGCTCCTGTTCGAGGTGATGGTGGAGACGACGCAGTCGATCTTCCTGCCGGACGGGCGCGTCGCGCTGCCGCATCTGATGGCGTTGGCGAAGGGGCGTTGCACCGGCGCGCACTTCGGGACGTACGACTACACGGCCGGATGCAGCATCACGGCAGCGCACCAGCACATGGCGCATCCGGCGTGTGATTTCGCGAAGCACGTCATGAAGGTCGCGCTCGCGGGCACGGCCGTGATGCTCTCGGACGGCGCGACGAACGTGATGCCGATCGGGCCTCATCGCGCCGCGGAGGGCGCCGCGCTCGGAGCAGCGGAGCTCGCGGAGAACCGCGCCGTGGTGCATCGGGCCTGGCGGCTCGCGCACGATCACATCCGTCACTCGCTCGTGACGGGGTTCTACCAGGGATGGGACCTGCACCCAGCGCAGCTCCCGGCGCGTTACGGCGCGGTCTACGCGTTCTTCCTGGAGGGGCTCGAAGCCGCAGGCGCGCGCTTGAAGGCCTTCCTCGACAAGGCCGCACAAGCGACCTTGCTCGGCGACGTGTTCGACGACGCTGCGACAGGGCAGGGGCTCCTGAACTACTTCCTTCGCGCGATCGCTTGCGGCGCGCTGACGGAGGCGGAAGCCGAGCAGATGACCGGGCTCGGCTCAGCCGACTTCGCGACGCGCTCCTTCGTGAAGATCCTCGCGGCGCGGAAGGGCTGA